A genomic region of Elaeis guineensis isolate ETL-2024a chromosome 9, EG11, whole genome shotgun sequence contains the following coding sequences:
- the LOC105050991 gene encoding LOW QUALITY PROTEIN: glyceraldehyde-3-phosphate dehydrogenase A, chloroplastic (The sequence of the model RefSeq protein was modified relative to this genomic sequence to represent the inferred CDS: deleted 2 bases in 1 codon; substituted 2 bases at 2 genomic stop codons) — MEALFCFFWATAVQQKPWDQKPSYQPVFDKLSRFCTVVYWTQANGWGFLEFSGLRSSSLPLRKINTQDDFLSVIAFKISAVGRGRGGCRKGPAEAKIKVAIKGFGRNFLRCWHGRKESPFDVVAINDPGGVKQASHLLKYDSTLGIFEADVKPAGDAAISVDGKVIQVVTNRNPLDLPWNXLGIELVIKGTGVFVEREGAGKNIQAAGRRWCXSWPGEGDIPTYVVGVNAETYNPDEPIISNASCTTNCLSPFVKVLDQKFGIIKGTMTTTHSYTGDQRLLDASHRDLRRARAAALNIVPTSTGAAKAVALVLPTLKGKLNEIALRVPTPNVSVVDLVVQVSKKILAEEINAAFRDSAEKELRGILSVCDEPLVSVDFRCSDVSSTVDSSLTMVMGDDMVKVIAWYDNEWGYSQRVVDLADIVANNWK, encoded by the exons ATGGAGGCTCTCTTCTGTTTTTTCTGGGCCACAGCCGTCCAACAGAAGCCGTGGGACCAGAAACCCAGCTACCAG CCGGTGTTTGATAAGTTGTCCCGATTCTGTACGGTGGTTTATTGGACGCAGGCGAACGGCTGGGGTTTCTTGGAGTTCTCGGGGCTGAGGAGCTCGTCGCTGCCCTTGAGAAAGATCAATACCCAAGATGACTTCCTCTCCGTCATCGCCTTTAAGATCTCTGCG GTTGGAAGAGGGAGAGGTGGGTGCCGGAAGGGGCCGGCGGAGGCGAAGATAAAGGTGGCTATCAAAGGGTTCGGGCGGAACTTTTTGCGGTGCTGGCACGGGCGCAAGGAGTCCCCATTTGACGTGGTGGCCATCAACGACCCCGGCGGCGTCAAGCAGGCCTCCCACCTCCTCAAATACGACTCCACCCTCGGCATCTTCGAGGCCGACGTCAAGCCCGCCGGTGATGCCGCCATCTCCGTCGACGGCAAGGTCATCCAGGTCGTCACCAACCGCAACCCACTGGATCTCCCATGGAACTAA CTGGGCATCGAGCTGGTGATCAAGGGGACGGGGGTGTTCGTGGAAAGGGAAGGGGCGGGGAAGAACATCCAGGCGGCC GGGCGCAGATGGTGCTGATCATGGCCCGGGGAAGGGGACATCCCCACCTACGTGGTGGGCGTCAACGCCGAGACCTACAACCCCGACGAGCCCATCATCAGCAACGCCTCCTGCACCACCAACTGCCTCTCCCCTTTCGTCAAGGTACTCGACCAAAAGTTCG GCATCATCAAGGGAACCATGACGACTACCCACTCTTACACCGGTGACCAACGGCTGCTGGATGCAAGCCATCGTGACCTCCGACGTGCGCGAGCAGCTGCCCTCAACATCGTCCCCACATCCACCGGTGCTGCCAAAGCTGTGGCCTTGGTCCTCCCCACCCTTAAGGGCAAGCTCAATGAAATCGCCCTTCGAGTCCCCACTCCTAACGTCTCTGTTGTTGACCTTGTCGTTCAAGTTTCGAAGAAGATCCTCGCTGAAGAGATCAATGCTGCTTTCCGGGACAGTGCAGAGAAGGAGTTAAGAGGCATTCTCTCCGTGTGCGATGAGCCTCTTGTGTCCGTGGATTTCCGTTGCAGCGATGTGTCATCCACTGTAGATTCGTCGCTGACCATGGTTATGGGCGACGACATGGTTAAGGTGATCGCATGGTATGACAATGAATGGGGTTACTCACAGAGGGTGGTAGATTTGGCTGACATTGTTGCAAACAACTGGAAGTGA
- the LOC105050992 gene encoding WD repeat-containing protein LWD1 yields the protein MGGSGGGERTPEGSEEQQKRSEIYTYEAPWHIYAMNWSVRRDKKYRLAIASLLEQYPNRVEIVQLDDSTGEIRSDPALSFEHPYPPTKTMFVPDRDCIRPDLLATSADFLRLWRISSDDEGGGGDDDRKHNSSSKSPSSSRVELRSLLNGNRNSEFCGPLTSFDWNEAEPRRVGTSSIDTTCTIWDIEREAVDTQLIAHDKEVYDIAWGGVGVFASVSADGSVRVFDLRDKEHSTIIYESADPPDTPLVRLGWNKQDPRYMATIIMDSAKVVVLDIRFPTLPVVELHRHQASVNAIAWAPHSSCHICTAGDDSQALIWDLSSMGSASGGGQQAQAAAEGDLDPILAYTAGAEIEQLQWSSTQPDWVAIAFSTKLQILRV from the coding sequence ATGGGCGGTAGCGGCGGCGGAGAAAGGACGCCGGAGGGTTCGGAGGAGCAGCAGAAGCGGTCGGAGATCTACACGTACGAGGCGCCGTGGCACATCTACGCGATGAACTGGAGCGTCCGGCGGGACAAGAAGTACCGTCTGGCCATCGCGAGCCTCCTGGAGCAGTATCCGAACCGCGTGGAGATCGTCCAGCTGGACGACTCCACCGGTGAGATCCGCTCGGACCCGGCCCTCTCCTTCGAGCACCCCTACCCCCCCACCAAGACCATGTTCGTCCCCGACCGCGACTGCATCCGCCCCGACCTCCTCGCCACCTCCGCCGACTTCCTCCGCCTGTGGCGCATATCATCGGATGACGAAGGCGGCGGCGGCGACGACGACAGGAAGCACAACTCCTCCTCCAAGTCGCCCTCGTCGTCACGCGTTGAGCTCCGGTCCCTCCTCAACGGCAACCGCAACTCCGAGTTCTGCGGGCCTCTGACCTCCTTCGACTGGAACGAGGCCGAGCCGCGCCGCGTGGGCACCTCCTCCATCGACACCACCTGCACCATCTGGGACATCGAACGCGAGGCCGTCGACACCCAGCTCATCGCCCACGACAAGGAGGTCTACGACATCGCCTGGGGCGGCGTCGGCGTTTTCGCCTCCGTCTCCGCCGACGGCTCCGTCCGCGTCTTCGACCTCCGCGACAAGGAGCACTCCACCATCATCTACGAGTCGGCCGACCCCCCCGACACTCCCCTCGTCCGCCTCGGCTGGAACAAGCAGGACCCCCGCTACATGGCCACCATCATCATGGACTCTGCCAAGGTCGTCGTCCTCGACATCCGCTTCCCCACCCTCCCTGTCGTGGAGCTCCACCGCCACCAGGCCAGCGTCAACGCCATCGCCTGGGCCCCCCACAGCTCCTGCCACATCTGCACTGCCGGCGACGACTCTCAGGCCCTCATCTGGGACCTCTCCTCCATGGGCAGCGCCTCGGGAGGCGGCCAGCAGGCCCAGGCCGCTGCCGAGGGCGACCTCGACCCCATTCTCGCCTACACCGCCGGGGCGGAGATCGAGCAGCTGCAGTGGTCCTCCACCCAGCCCGACTGGGTTGCCATCGCCTTCTCCACCAAGCTCCAGATACTCAGGGTTTGA